Genomic segment of Myxococcus stipitatus:
GACCGCGCACAGCACGGAGCGCCCCTCGAGGCCACGCCGCGCATACGCGTCCATCAACGTCCTCTGCAGAAGCTTCGTCGCGGGTCCAGTGAGAGCCATCTGACACGGGTGGAATGGAATGTCGGGTAACAGGGTTACACAGGCGCGCGCGGTTGAAGGCAGGGGGGGCGGTTCTTATGATCGTCACACCGGATGAGCGTGGCCGCGAAAGGGGAAATATGCGTGGCCGCGCAGGTTGTTGAGGGGACGGTCTAATTTTCCAGGTGTTGGGCCTAGGGGTCCCCCCCCTCCCCCTCTGGGCCCACGGGTCCGCTGGGAGATCAACTCCCGGCGGTCCCTCTTTCCGAAACGCCCCGGTGCCTCACTTTTCTGAGGCCCGGGGCGTTTCCTTTTTTCGCGTCTGGCTGGATACGTCAGGCCGGACTGGACGTGCCTGGAAAAGGGCCCGCCGAGCACCGAACGAGTCATCCGAAACCGTTGACCCTCTTGGGAGTCTGTCGGATAACGGCCCCGGTGTGTTCAGGTCGTCACCTCGAATCCGCCCCGGAGACTCAAGTATGGCAGGCACCGACAAGCGCAAGCAGTCGCTGTACTTCCCCGAGGAGATGCTGAAGGAGATTCAGGAGGAAGCAAACCGCCAAGACCGCTCTCTCTCCTGGGTTGTCCAGCAGGCGTGGAAGATCGCCCGCGAGCGCATCAAGTCGTTCCCCGCCGTCAATGACGTGACTGGCGACGAGCGCCAGGACCCGCGCGAGGAGTAGCGCCGGAATGGCCACCACCGACCACCGCAAGCAAAGCCTCTACTTCCCCGAGGACATGCTGGAGGAAATCCAGCGTGAGGCGACACGACAGGACCGTTCGCTGTCGTGGATTGTCCAGCAGGCATGGAAGGTGGCGCGTGCCGAGATTCGGAAGATGCCGTCGGTCAACGACGTGCTGAGCTCGCCCCCGCGTCCCGCCGCAGTCGCGGCGAGTCCGGTGGCGGCCCCAACGGCGGCCCCCTCCATGGTGGCAGCCGCGGCTCCGAGCTCGACCGAGCCCAAGTCCTGAAGCAGGACCCCCGCGAACGGCCCACTGGCACTCACCTGCCAGCGGGCCGCGCGGGTAGTGCGCAGTTCTCGAAGGTGATGCGAGGCTTCTCGGAGAGCGCCCGCTCAGGCGTCGGGTGGTTCTCCCGCATGTACGCCGAGGCGATGTTCGCGTCGGTGCCCCCCAGCTTTCGCGCCTGCACCGGGTTGCGGTCCGGGTCCTTCCCCGCATTGCCGAACACCGCATCGTAGCCGTCGCCGCCCTCGAGCAGGAAGCTGGGCATGGCCACGCGGTAGCGGATGCTCGGGTCCGTGCGAGGTGGCAGCGGGACATTCACGTCCCCCACTTTCAGAGCCCGCACGCGCTGGCCTCTGCCCTGCGCGCAGTCCACGTGCATCGTCGTGCCGTCCGACACCTGGAGGAACGCGCCCGAGGGCGAGGCGATGAGCTGGCCTTCCTTGTAGAGGCTGCCCACGCTGGCCTCCATCATCGCCACCAGCTCGCTCTCGGTGAGGTCCAGCGTCACCACGAGGTTCTCGAAGAGGATGACCTCGTGCAGCACGCCGTCGGTGAGCGGCCCCTTCTTCAGCGTCATCCGCGTGTAGCAGAGCCCTTCGGCGCGGAGGGAGCCTCCGTTGACGACACCCAGCACGGCGGGCCGCGCGGTGCCGTCCTCCGCGCGTCGGAAGGAGTCGGCGACGAGCTGCCCCAGCGCGTTGTTGTCGTGCCGGGTGAAGGCCTTGTCGAGCTGCACGTCCTGGCCCAGGTACCCGACGACGGCATCCGGGTCCGGGACGAGCGGCTGACACGAGTCGTTGTAGGAGATGCACCCGGACAGCGGCGCGGACAGCGCGCACGCGAGGGCGGCGAGGACGGACTTGGTGGTGGGCATCAGAAGTGGGCCCTCACGGTGAGGTAGCCGGACATGCCCTCGCGAGGGAGGTTGCCCGGAACGCGGTCCGGACGGGGCACATCGTCGCGAAGGTCGGTGTCGAAGACGTTGTGCGCCACGAGCGTCACCTCCCAGATGTCGAGGATGGGCTCGGAGCGGATCTGCGCGGTGATGAGGCTGTAGGCGGGAATCTTGTAGCGGCGGATGAGCTCCAGCACGGAGCGGTTGTTGTTGCGGCGCTCGGCGCCCGCACGCACGACCAGGTCGAAGTTCACCCAAGCGCCAATGGGCATGGAGACCCCCGCGTTGAAGCGGGCCTGCGGAGTGTCCGTGAGGAGGCGCGAGTGCGCCGGCAGCTCCATGTCCTGCGCGCGGGAGATGCTCGCGTTGAACCACGCGTTGGCGCGCTTGGAGGCCTCGAGGCGGGCCTCACCCTCGATGCCGTACACACGCACGCCCAGCTCGCGGTTGCGCAGGGGGACGATGTTGCCGGAGGTGTCCACCGGGACGATGGGCGAGGCGAAGATCTCCAGGTACGCGTTGGCGCGCAGCCGCACACGGGCATCCCCCGCGGACTGGATGAGGTCGGCGCCCAGCTCGAAGGTGTCCACCGTCGCGGGCTGCAGGCGCGGGTTTCCCTCGAAGCGGCCCTGGTTGTAGTCGGTGTCGGGGATGCGCTCGACGAGCTCCTGGAGCGTGGGCGCTCGGAAGGCTCGGCCGTAGAGGGCCTTGAGCACCAGCGCGTCCGTGGCGGAGAACACCAGGCCCACGCGGGGGTTGATGCGGGGCACGAAGCTGGTGCCGGTGATGGTGCCACTGCCATCCACCGTGGGCAGCTGCGTGGCATCCACCCGCACGCCGAAGGTGAGTGTCAGCGGGCTGACAACGGTCCACTGGTCATGCGCGAAGAACCCCACGGTGAGCCTGCGGGCCGCCGCGCCGTCGGCGAGCTCCAGCGGGTTCGCGAGGCCCTCCGGCGCGGTGAAGCCACCGGAGCGAACGCGCGCGTCGAGCGTGTAGTTCGTTTCGTAGTCGTAGTCGCCCAGCGACTGCTGCTCCACCACCGCGCCCAGGGACAGCCGGTTGCCGGGAGCCAGCGTGATGTCCGCGTCCACGCCCCCCATGAGCGTGCGCACGGAGATGCGGGTCTGCTCCCGCATGCCGTCATTGAAGAGCTGGGCCGTGTCCGGTCCCGTGCGGAAGTTCTTGGGCGTGATCTGGAAGAGCCGGTCGGTGGACTGGTGGTCGAAGCCCGCGCGCGCGCGGAGGAGGACCGAGGAGCCCAGCTCCTGCTGCCAATGGACGTCCGCCATGAGGACGTTCCACTTGAGCTTGGAGTCCTCCCCTACCGCGTCGAAGAGGCCCATGAGCGCGGTGCGGTCCTCCGTGAGGAAGCGCAGAGAGGCGCCCAGGCGTCCCGTGTTGCCCATGGCGTACGTCGCTCCGCCGCCCACGTTGAGGAGGAAGCGATCATCGCGAGTCTTGCCCGCGGGCTGTTCGACGGTGCGCAGCCCCTGCGAGATCGCTTCATCGTCGAGGCCATCGTTCTCGATGACGTTCGCATCGCCGGACTGGCTCCAGATGTCCGCATCGGCGAAGAGGCGCAGATCTCCCAAGGAGTGCCCCGCCGACGCGTGCCCGTTGAAGGTGACGGCCAGGCGCTCGTCCTTCTCCGGGAAGCCGCCCCCGGAGACCGCGGTGCGGACACCATCCGAGGTGTCGGTGACGATGTTGACCACGCCCAGGAACGCGCCCGCGCCGTAGAGCGCGGAGCCGGGACCACGGATGACCTCGATGCGCTCCAGGTTCTCCACCGGGAGGTTCATCAGGGCCTTGCCGTCGAAGAAGTTGTTGAGGCGATGGCCGTTGAGGAGGAACAGGACCTCGGCGTCATTGCGAAGGCCGCGCACCGCCGTGCGGTGGAAGCCCTGCACATCCCGGCTGATGGTGAGCCCGGGGACCACGTCCAGCACGTCCGCGACGGTGCGAGCGCCCAAGGCGCTGATCTGCTCGCGACCGAACGAGGTGGCGATGGCGGGGACCGTCCGCACCTTCTCTTCGTGGCGGGTGGCCAGCGCCAGGGTATCCTCGGCGCTGTAGAGGGCCATGTCCTCTTCCAGCTCCGAGCGGGGCTCCTCGGAGCCGCTGCCCTCTCGCGAGGACGGCTCGTCGCGGCGAAGGGGCTCTCGGGGCGACTCACGCGAGGCCACGGCATCGCGCGAGTCTCGCGAAGTGGAACCACGAGCAGGTCCTGCTTCACGAGTGGGCGCGTCCCGGGAACCGGAAGCGCGCGAGGTGGCCGACTCCCGGCCGGACGTGTCGCGCGACGTCCCGGGCTCACGCGTCGAGGAGTCTCGCGTGCCTCTGGAAGCACCCGAACCCACCGGGTCGCGCGTGGAGTCTCGCGATGATGACGCGGACTCCCGCGAAGCACCCGCGCTCACCGAGTCGCGCGAAGCCCCCACTGGGTCTCGCGCGGAGTCTCGCGCCGATGACGTGGACTCCCGTGAAGCACCCGCGCTCACCGGATCGCGCGTGGCCGTCGCGCTTCCTCGCGCGGAAGGCAGAGGCTCGCGCGAGGTGGAGCGGCTGTCTCGGGCCGGCGTCTTGGGCGGCGGCACTCCATCCGCGAGGTCGGCGGTGAGGGCCGCCATCGAGTCGTCGTCACTCGCGCTCGAGGACGGTGTCGGGGCCTTGGCCCGCTCGGGAGGCGACGATGACCGGGTGACGGGGCGCTCGTCGGCGGAGAGGGAGGTCGGAGGTGGAGGCGTCGCGGTGCGGCTCGTCGGAGCCTCGCCTGCGACGAGGACACGGGCGGGACGCTCGGCGGACTGGAAGAGGGAGATGCGCTCTCCGTCCGCGGTGAGGCCCTCGACGTAGTACTCGACCCCCGGCGGCACCATGTGCTCGGCGGGGATGACGCCGCGATAGAGGTCTCCGTACTGACGCTCCATCTGGACGCGGGCGAAGGGTTCGCCGGGGCCGCGGTAGCGGACGAACATCTCGAGGATGCGCCCTCCCTCCACGAGCGTGCCGTCCAGCCGCAGCGGGCTGTTGGCCTGGGCGCGCGGTGGAGCGGAGTGAAGAAGGGAAGGCTCCTCGGCCTGGGCGGGTACGCCCGCGAAGAGCACGAGGCTGAGGAGGGTCGCGCGTGCGAGTGTGTTCTTCAAGCTGACGGCGATGGTCTATTGCCGGGATCCCCGAGTCAAGGAACGGCCAGGCAGGGCTTCCGAGCCGCCGATTTTTTGCCGGGTCTCCGAGGCCGTGCGAGGGATCTGCGCACCTCATGCGCGACTCGCTCGCCCTGCACCATGCCCTCTTCCGTCGACAGCGGGCACAAATCGCCCGCGTGGTGGACGGGCAGACAGATGCCTTCCGCTCCTACGAGGCCCGTTACCGCCGGCGCACGGCCAGCTATCGGCGCGTCCTGCCGCTGAGCGACGTGCACCAGCGCGTGCGCGCCTCGGACGTCGTGTACGTGGGCGACTACCACACGCTTCCCCTGGCCCAGCAGACCTACGTCGAGCTGGCGGAGCACGCGCTCACCACGGGCCGCCGCGTCGTCCTCGCCCTCGAGTGCATCGAGGGCCGGCACCAGTCCTCGCTCGATGCGTGGAACGCGGGGCGCCTCTCGGAGCGCTCGCTCCTGGCGCGCCTGGGCGCTAGCACCGACGGTACGGGCTTCGGCCCCGGCAACTCGCTGCGCGCCCTGCTCTCCTTCGCCCGGCGGCATCGCCTGGAGGTGATCGGGATTGATCGGCGCGCCCAGGGAGAGCGTTCGCTCGCCTTGCGGGATGCCTATGCCGCGGAGCGCATCGCCCGGGCGGCTCGGGCGGAGGACCGGCCGCAGGTCCTGGTGCTCGTGGGCCAGTACCACATCGCGCCCTGTCACCTGCCCGCCCAGGTGGAGCGAGCGCTGGGCGACGACACCCGCCGAGGACTCGTCGTGTACCAGAACGCCGAGGGCGTCTGGTGGCGACTGGCCCGCGACGGAAGCATGGGCTCCGCCGAAGCCGTGGAGCTGGCCGACGACACCGTGTGTCTCCTCAACGCCTCCCCTGTCGTGTGCCAGCAGAGCTTCCTCGACTACCTGGAAGCCGAGGCCGGAGACACGCCGCTGGTGGACCGAGGCGCCTCCGAGCGCTTCCGGGAGATGGCGGCGCTCATCGGTCGCCTCGCTGGTGTCCCGGTCGGCCGCGCGCTGGAGTCAGTGGAGGTCACCACCGTGGCGGATGGTGACGTGCTCGCACGCATCCAGCGGCGTGGGCGCTTCACGGCGGCGGAGCTGTCGCAGCTGCGCCGTCACATCCTGTCGCGCGAGAGCAGCTACATCCCCCGCGCGAGGACGGCGTATCTGGCGTCGCTGTCGCTGAACCACGCGGCGGAGGAAGCAGCACACTTCGTGCGGCACTGCGCGGTGGGCCCCGCGATGGAGGCGCCTCGCACGGCGTCCGAGGCGTTCTATGCGCGGTGCATGGAGGAGGCGTTGGGCTTCTTCGGCTCGCGCCTGGTGAACCCGCGCCGCACGTGCCTGGGGCTCGCCGAGTGGGCGAAGCGCTTCGGAGAGACGCGCGGGTTGGACCGGCAGATCTCCGCCTTCGTGCTCGCGCACAAGGCCGCGGAGATGGAGGCGCCCGAGGAGGCGGTGAAGCTGCTGCCCCTGCGCAAGGACCGGCTGTTCCACGGCGTCAGCCATGCGCTGGGGTATCTGCTGGGCGACCAGCTCTACCGGGCCTTCGACGAAGGCCACCTCGCGAAGGCGGACATCCGAGCCCTCTTCCGCGACCCGTTCGTGGATGCCCGGGCCGCGTACTTCACCTGGGCCGAGCGGCTGCGGAACTGAGCACGCAGCGCCCCTGCCTCGGGGATTCACCTGCGAGCATCAGGTCTTCTGGGGCGCGGAGGCCCGCACGGCCTCCTTCACCTTCTGGCGCAGCGCCCGGACCCGCTCACGCGCCTGGAGGCGCTGATCCTCCGAGAGCTGTCCACCCGCCGCGTCACGCTGAGCCTTCAGCTCGTCGCGGAGCTGCCGAGCCTCCGCCTTGAACGCATCCGCCTGCGCCTGGCTCAGCCGACCGTTCTCCACGGCCCGGTCCAACCGGTGCTCCATGCGCGCAAGCCTGTGCTCCCCCTTCATCCCCCGGTGCCCGTGTCGACCGTGGTGAGCCTCCTTGCAGTCCTTGCCGGACGCGGCGTCCTCGGCGAGCACAGGGGTGGCCAGGAACAACGAAGCCGCGACGATGGAACGCAAAAGGAACGTCTGACGCATGTTGGAACTCTCCCGTGGGTTCAACGGGCGCAAGCGGCCTGCCCACTCGCGCCCTGCTGAAGGGAGAAACCCGCTGCGTCGGCGGAGGTTAAATCCCGCCCCGGCGGGGACCTGGAGCGTCCCCGCCGCCTGCTAGCCCGCCGTGCAGTCGCCGAGCTCGTACGAGAAATCGCGCCGAGGCGTCTGGCCCGGGTCCTGGTTCACGACCCCGATGTCCATGAGTTGCTGGGTCGCCTCCTCCTGCCCCGTCCCTCCGATGACCAGCGACTGCCGCGTCACCTTCGTGGAGAACATCCCCATCTTCCCCGCCGTGCCGTTGGGCTCGCGCCGCCAGCAGCTCACGATGCGCGGGTCCGACGCCGCGAAGTGACAGAACGAGTACTGCCCCACCACCTCGCGCTTCAGGTAGATGCAGCGGCAGTCCCACGGGTCATAGACCTGCGTCGCCACCACGCCCTCGTACCCCGTCGCCGTCTGCTTCAGCTCGAAGTAGCTGCCGTCCTGCGGAATCTCGCAGAAGAGCTTCACGTCCCCCACCGCGCGGTCCGTGCGCTGCGCCAACGCAGCCTCCGACCCGGTGGGCGACGGCGACGGCGACGGCTCACAGCCCGCGCCCAGCAGCGCGAGGCTCACGACACAGAACGAGGAGAAACGCCAAGAGGTACGCATTTGCGCTCCATGCGGGATGTCCAGGGGAATCCAGGACATCCCGCATGGGAGTCTTTTCAGACTCTTCTCGCAATCAACTTCTGAGGAAATCGGTCAGGGCGTGATGGGCTTCAGGGCCCGGGTCGCGATGTAGCTGTCGAAGTACTCGGCGACCAGGTCACCCTGCTCGAACTTGTCCTCGAAGAACCCCGCGAGCAGGAACCCGGCGTCGAGCTGCCCGCCAATCTGGTCCTGGAGCGTGTGCGCGACGCAGAGCGGCTCGTGCTTGTCGGTGTAGCGCCGGCGCTCGGCCTCCGTGAGGCTGGTGAAGTCCGAGTACGGCATCTTGTACTTCACCTGGAGCACGCCCTTGTCCTGCAGCTCCGGGTCGAACAGGAAGATGACCGGATTGGTGAAGCCCGACAGGAGCACGCCTCCGGGCCGCAGCACGCGGAACGCCTCGCGCCACACGGGGAGGATGGTGTCCACGAACGAGTTCGAGCACGGGTGGAAGATGAGGTCGAAGCTACCGTCCTCGAACACGGAGAGGTCGCGCATGTCGCCCTCCACCAACCGGATCTCCAACCCCTCCCGCTCCGCGACCCGCCGGTCCTGCCCCAATTGCCCAGGCGAG
This window contains:
- a CDS encoding TIGR04563 family protein, whose product is MAGTDKRKQSLYFPEEMLKEIQEEANRQDRSLSWVVQQAWKIARERIKSFPAVNDVTGDERQDPREE
- a CDS encoding TIGR04563 family protein; translation: MATTDHRKQSLYFPEDMLEEIQREATRQDRSLSWIVQQAWKVARAEIRKMPSVNDVLSSPPRPAAVAASPVAAPTAAPSMVAAAAPSSTEPKS
- a CDS encoding 5'-nucleotidase, producing the protein MPTTKSVLAALACALSAPLSGCISYNDSCQPLVPDPDAVVGYLGQDVQLDKAFTRHDNNALGQLVADSFRRAEDGTARPAVLGVVNGGSLRAEGLCYTRMTLKKGPLTDGVLHEVILFENLVVTLDLTESELVAMMEASVGSLYKEGQLIASPSGAFLQVSDGTTMHVDCAQGRGQRVRALKVGDVNVPLPPRTDPSIRYRVAMPSFLLEGGDGYDAVFGNAGKDPDRNPVQARKLGGTDANIASAYMRENHPTPERALSEKPRITFENCALPARPAGR
- a CDS encoding TonB-dependent receptor plug domain-containing protein, translated to MKNTLARATLLSLVLFAGVPAQAEEPSLLHSAPPRAQANSPLRLDGTLVEGGRILEMFVRYRGPGEPFARVQMERQYGDLYRGVIPAEHMVPPGVEYYVEGLTADGERISLFQSAERPARVLVAGEAPTSRTATPPPPTSLSADERPVTRSSSPPERAKAPTPSSSASDDDSMAALTADLADGVPPPKTPARDSRSTSREPLPSARGSATATRDPVSAGASRESTSSARDSARDPVGASRDSVSAGASRESASSSRDSTRDPVGSGASRGTRDSSTREPGTSRDTSGRESATSRASGSRDAPTREAGPARGSTSRDSRDAVASRESPREPLRRDEPSSREGSGSEEPRSELEEDMALYSAEDTLALATRHEEKVRTVPAIATSFGREQISALGARTVADVLDVVPGLTISRDVQGFHRTAVRGLRNDAEVLFLLNGHRLNNFFDGKALMNLPVENLERIEVIRGPGSALYGAGAFLGVVNIVTDTSDGVRTAVSGGGFPEKDERLAVTFNGHASAGHSLGDLRLFADADIWSQSGDANVIENDGLDDEAISQGLRTVEQPAGKTRDDRFLLNVGGGATYAMGNTGRLGASLRFLTEDRTALMGLFDAVGEDSKLKWNVLMADVHWQQELGSSVLLRARAGFDHQSTDRLFQITPKNFRTGPDTAQLFNDGMREQTRISVRTLMGGVDADITLAPGNRLSLGAVVEQQSLGDYDYETNYTLDARVRSGGFTAPEGLANPLELADGAAARRLTVGFFAHDQWTVVSPLTLTFGVRVDATQLPTVDGSGTITGTSFVPRINPRVGLVFSATDALVLKALYGRAFRAPTLQELVERIPDTDYNQGRFEGNPRLQPATVDTFELGADLIQSAGDARVRLRANAYLEIFASPIVPVDTSGNIVPLRNRELGVRVYGIEGEARLEASKRANAWFNASISRAQDMELPAHSRLLTDTPQARFNAGVSMPIGAWVNFDLVVRAGAERRNNNRSVLELIRRYKIPAYSLITAQIRSEPILDIWEVTLVAHNVFDTDLRDDVPRPDRVPGNLPREGMSGYLTVRAHF
- a CDS encoding ChaN family lipoprotein, with product MRDSLALHHALFRRQRAQIARVVDGQTDAFRSYEARYRRRTASYRRVLPLSDVHQRVRASDVVYVGDYHTLPLAQQTYVELAEHALTTGRRVVLALECIEGRHQSSLDAWNAGRLSERSLLARLGASTDGTGFGPGNSLRALLSFARRHRLEVIGIDRRAQGERSLALRDAYAAERIARAARAEDRPQVLVLVGQYHIAPCHLPAQVERALGDDTRRGLVVYQNAEGVWWRLARDGSMGSAEAVELADDTVCLLNASPVVCQQSFLDYLEAEAGDTPLVDRGASERFREMAALIGRLAGVPVGRALESVEVTTVADGDVLARIQRRGRFTAAELSQLRRHILSRESSYIPRARTAYLASLSLNHAAEEAAHFVRHCAVGPAMEAPRTASEAFYARCMEEALGFFGSRLVNPRRTCLGLAEWAKRFGETRGLDRQISAFVLAHKAAEMEAPEEAVKLLPLRKDRLFHGVSHALGYLLGDQLYRAFDEGHLAKADIRALFRDPFVDARAAYFTWAERLRN
- a CDS encoding class I SAM-dependent methyltransferase, with product MTTDTIDVRKHNREAWDRQVSLGNRWTQPVGPEVIAAARRGEWSVVLTPSKPVPASWFGDIVGKRVLCLAGGGGQQAPVFAAAGAKVTVLDNSPGQLGQDRRVAEREGLEIRLVEGDMRDLSVFEDGSFDLIFHPCSNSFVDTILPVWREAFRVLRPGGVLLSGFTNPVIFLFDPELQDKGVLQVKYKMPYSDFTSLTEAERRRYTDKHEPLCVAHTLQDQIGGQLDAGFLLAGFFEDKFEQGDLVAEYFDSYIATRALKPITP